Proteins found in one Populus alba chromosome 14, ASM523922v2, whole genome shotgun sequence genomic segment:
- the LOC118040437 gene encoding vascular-related unknown protein 1, which yields MEDFSINHSSMNKAVSVSPAEESGWTSYFEDFSNHKEEDHSLCSSTFASSSMVSDAASFPPWKSSHAVACSSINKGLPKELTFKKTRAKEISLDDSLEDTASSPVNSPKVRDLRPILENPTKTNDQYFNSSLGNKEGSGLEQYAEGLETSERCEIIFSSGKNDSIDLKKRGLCLVPLSMLVNYLG from the exons ATGGAAGACTTCTCTATTAATCATTCATCAATGAATAAAGCTGTTTCGGTCTCTCCAGCTGAGGAGAGTGGGTGGACATCTTATTTTGAAGATTTCTCTAACCATAAAGAAGAAGATCATAGTTTATGCTCTAGTACTTTTGCTAGCTCCTCAATGGTTTCTGATGCTGCTTCTTTTCCTCCATGGAAATCATCTCATGCTGTTGCCTGCTCTTCCATCAATAAGGGTTTGCCGAAAGAGTTAACTTTCAAGAAAACAAGAGCCAAGGAAATTTCTCTTGATGATTCCTTGGAGGATACTGCTAGTTCTCCTGTTAATAGCCCCAAG GTTAGAGATTTGAGACCGATATTAGAGAATCCCACGAAAACAAATGATCAATATTTCAACAGTTCTCTG GGTAATAAAGAAGGCAGTGGATTAGAGCAATATGCAGAAGGGCTGGAAACAAGTGAAAGATGTGAAATAATCTTCAGTAGTGGGAAGAATGACAGCATAGATTTGAAGAAGAGAGGGTTGTGCTTGGTTCCTTTGTCCATGTTAGTTAACTATCTGGGTTAA